The following nucleotide sequence is from Devosia salina.
GTTGTTCCACGAGGCCCTGGCGATCTGGCTGCCGGAGATGCCGGCCATCCCGCTGGTCCAGGCCGCCTTGCTGACCAGCTTTAACGGTCACTACTGGGACAACTTCCCCACCTCGGAGAACAACTATGTCCATCCCGGCTTCTGGTGGGCGACGAACCTCCTGATCGTGGCTGAAGTGCAAAAGAAGCAGCCATAACCATCACACTGCCGCCGGTGCCGATGCACCGGCGGCTCCCACCCGAACCTTGTGGAGTTGGGCCATGACCTGGGGCTATGTGTTCCGGCGGCTGGCGATGTTTTTCGCCGTCGTGCTGGCGGCGACAACCGTCAATTTCATCGTGCCGCGCCTGGCGCCGGGCGATCCCACGGCCGCCGTTCTCGAGCAGTTGCTGTCCCGTGGGCAGCAGGTCGAGGGCGCTCAGGACATCGTGGCCAATTATCGCGCGCGCTTCGGTCTCGATGACCCAATGCTGGTGCAATACGGCCGTTACCTGTTCAACTCGCTGCGGCTCGACCTCGGCAGTTCGATCTCCTATTTCCCGCAGAGCGTCACCAGTGCCATTCTGGCGGCACTGCCGTGGACCATCGCCTTGCTGTCGGTATCGACCGTCATCGCCTTCGGGCTCGGCAGCCTCATCGGCGCGCTCCTCGCCTGGCCGGGCTCTCCGCGCGCCGTGCACCGCCTGGCTCCATTCCTCATGGTGCTGTCGGCAATCCCCTATTACCTGCTGGCGCTGATCGTCCTTTATCTTCTAGCCATCTGGACGGGCTGGTTTCCGCTGGGCGGGGCCTATTCCGTTTTTCCAAACGGCTTTTCCCTACCGGTGCTTTGGGATCTCGCCTACCACGCCTTCCTGCCAGCGCTGTCGATCGTGCTGGCCGGG
It contains:
- a CDS encoding ABC transporter permease is translated as MTWGYVFRRLAMFFAVVLAATTVNFIVPRLAPGDPTAAVLEQLLSRGQQVEGAQDIVANYRARFGLDDPMLVQYGRYLFNSLRLDLGSSISYFPQSVTSAILAALPWTIALLSVSTVIAFGLGSLIGALLAWPGSPRAVHRLAPFLMVLSAIPYYLLALIVLYLLAIWTGWFPLGGAYSVFPNGFSLPVLWDLAYHAFLPALSIVLAGLGFWALGMRGAMINVLGEDYLALAEAKGLKKRRIFFKYAMRNALLPQVTALAIALGTAASGSVLVEVAFNYPGIGYLLYNALRSSDYFLIQGVAFFLVITVAFAVLVLDLLYPLLDPRIQRL